A stretch of DNA from Blastocatellia bacterium:
CATGCCAGACCGATGCCTCAACCGGTTGCTCGTTTTCTTGACACTGCCTATCTCGGTTTGTTAGATTGCCTTCTCAAAATTTCTGACGAAGTGATCTCATCGCCAGGCCATACATGAAGAAAGCGGATTGGATTTTTGCGGCCGGCACGCTGGCTGTTATTCTGTTCTTCATCTGGTTGTCGTCAACCGGATCAAAGCCAACGCCGCTGTCGGCATCGCCGCAGCATCGGGCTGCTAAGACGCGCCAGGATTGTCTGAATTGTCACCACCCGGAAACGGCCGTGGCGCTCAAGCCGATCCCCAAGCAGCATCCGCAAGCCTGGAAAGATGAGCGTTTTCAGTGCACGGTCTGCCACTTGCAGCCACGGTGACATTCCGCTCTGATCAATGGAGGAGGTTTATGGCCAAAGCAAAAGCTGCATTTACAACACAACCGCAACGCTATCTGAATTACATCAACGGCCGATGGGTGCCCTCGGTCACCGGCGAATTTTTTGAGAATCGCAATCCAGCCGACACACGCGACCTCATCGGCCTCTTTGCCAACAGCAACCATGAAGATGTCAACCGCGCGGTGGAGGCCGCACAAGAAGCTTATCAATCATGGCGGCTGGTACCGGCGCCGAAGCGCGGCGAACTGCTCTACAAACTCGCCCAACTACTGGTTGAAAACAAAGAGGCGTATGCACGCGATATGACGCGCGAAATGGGCAAGATTCTCAAAGAGACGCGCGGCGATGTACAAGAAGCGATTGACATCACCTACTTCACCGCCGGCGAAGGCCGTCGTCTCTATGGACAAACGACGCCCTCGGAGTTACGCAACAAATTTGCCATGTCAATCCGTCAGCCCCTGGGCGTCTGCGCGATCATCACGCCGTGGAATTTTCCGATGGCCATCCCTTCTTGGAAAATGATTCCGGCTCTGCTGTGCGGCAACACCGTAGTGATGAAGCCGGCCACCTATACACCGCTCTCCATGTTGAACCTCGTCAAGGCGTGCGAGCAGGTGGGCATTCCGCCCGGCGTCGTCAATCTGGTCACGGGGTCTGGCTCGCAGGTCGGCACGCCGCTGATGACGCATCCGGATGTCAAGTTGGTTTCATTCACCGGCTCAACCGAAATTGGGCGGCAAGTCTCACAAGCCTGCGCGCCGTCATTCAAACGCTGCAACCTGGAGATGGGCGGGAAAAATCCTATCCTCATCATGGAAGATGCCAATCTGGAATTAGCCGTGGATGGCGCCATCTGGGGCGGCTTCGGCACCACCGGACAACGCTGTACGGCGGCCAGCCGCATCATTGTGCACAAGAAAGTCTATAAGAAATTCCTCGCCATGTTCGTCGAGCGAGCGCGGTCGCTGCGTGTTGGCAACGGGCTGGATGAACGCACTGACATGGGACCGGCGGTCAGCGAAGATCAACTGGAAACAGACTTGCGATATATCGAGATCGGCCGCACGCAAGACAAAGCCAAACTCGTGTGCGGCGGCCATCGCTTGACCAAAGGCGCGTATGCGCACGGGTACTTCATCGAGCCGACCATCTTCGCCGATGTCCATCCCCAGATGCGGATTGCTCAGGAAGAAATCTTCGGGCCGGTTGTCTCGGTCATTCCATGCCAATCACTGGAGGAAGCGATTGAAATCGGCAACGGCGTCCGATACGGCTTGTCGGCGGCCATCTACACGCAGGATGTGAACAAAGCGTTTCGCGCCATGCGCGACATGGACACAGGCATCTTTTACGTCAACGCGCCGACCATCGGCGCGGAAACACATCTGCCGTTTGGCGGCACCAAGGAGACGGGCAACGGGCATCGTGAAGCTGGAGTGCAGGCTCTTGATCTCTTCTCCGAGTGGAAGGCCGTTTATATTGACTACAGTGGCACATTGCAGCGAGCACAAATTGACACCTGAAGACCCCGCGCTTCGGGCCTCAGAGTCAGCGTGCCCGAAGCCTGATGCCCGATTGCTGCTGCCTGATCGCTGATGAGGAGGCGAGCATGATTATTGGCGTAGCCAAAGAAATCAAGGATAACGAATATCGGGTCGGTTTGGTGCCGGCTGGCGTCAAGGCGTTGAAAGACGAAGGACACACGGTGCTGGTTGAGTATCAAGCTGGCCTGGGTAGTGGGATTGCCGACGAAGAATACGTTGGCGCCGGCGCTGAGATTGTCCCGACAGCCGATGAGCTGTGGGCGCGAGCGGACATGATCATCAAGGTGAAAGAGCCGATTGAGCCGGAATACGCGCGCATGCGTCCGGGACAACTGCTGTTTACTTATCTGCATCTGGCGCCGGCGCCCGTCCTGACGCAAATGCTGCTCGATAAAAAAGTGACGGGCATCGCCTATGAGACGATCACCAACGCGCAAGGCTTCTTGCCGTTGCTGACGCCGATGAGCGAGGTGGCCGGTCGCATGTCGGTGCAAGTCGGGGCTACCTACCTGGAACGGCCCAACGGTGGACGTGGCGTGATGCTCGGCGGCGTGCCGGGCGTGTTGCCGGCGAAAGTCGTCATTCTCGGCGGCGGCGTCGTCGGCTCAAACGCTGCCAAAATCGCCGTCGGCATGGGCGCGCAAGTGACCATCATTGACAAAAACCTCGATCAACTGCGTTACCTGGACGACATCTTTGGCAGTCAGATTCGCACGCTGGTATCAAATTCCTACAACATCTGGCAGGCGATCGAGAATGCTGACCTGGTCATTGGCGCGGTGCTGATTCCGGGCGCCTCGGCGCCCAAATTGATCACGCGAGAAATGCTGCCCACCATGCACAAAGGCGCCGTGATTGTTGATGTCGCCGTGGATCAAGGCGGCTGCGTCGAGACTTCTCACCCGACAACGCACAGTCAACCGACGTTCGTCGTTGATGATGTGGTGCACTATTGTGTGGCCAACATGCCCGGCGCTGTCCCGCGCACTTCGACGTTCGCCTTGACCAATGCCACGTTGCCGTATGCGTTGAAGTTGGCCTCGTTGGGTTTTGAGAAAGCGATTCGCTCGGACCCCGGCCTCAAACTCGGCGTCAATACGTACCAAGGCCACGTGACGCATGCAGCCGTCGCTGAATCGCAGAATCGGCCGTACGTGCCGCTTGACGAATTGCTCTGAAGCGATTCCGATGAGCAAGCCACGGCGGCCAAGCAACGCTGACCGGTCTGCGCCGGTCACGGACTGCTGACCACACAATGGACGATCTCGTTTTAGCCAATATCAAACATCGTCCGGGACGCACCAGCATCAGCGTGCTGGGCGTGGCGCTCGGAGTTTGCTTGACCATGCTGACGCTCGGCTTGGTCCATGGCATGATCCGCGCCCGCGCCGAACGTGAGGCCAATATCGGCGCGGAGATCATGGTGGTTGACGGCGAA
This window harbors:
- the ald gene encoding alanine dehydrogenase, which encodes MIIGVAKEIKDNEYRVGLVPAGVKALKDEGHTVLVEYQAGLGSGIADEEYVGAGAEIVPTADELWARADMIIKVKEPIEPEYARMRPGQLLFTYLHLAPAPVLTQMLLDKKVTGIAYETITNAQGFLPLLTPMSEVAGRMSVQVGATYLERPNGGRGVMLGGVPGVLPAKVVILGGGVVGSNAAKIAVGMGAQVTIIDKNLDQLRYLDDIFGSQIRTLVSNSYNIWQAIENADLVIGAVLIPGASAPKLITREMLPTMHKGAVIVDVAVDQGGCVETSHPTTHSQPTFVVDDVVHYCVANMPGAVPRTSTFALTNATLPYALKLASLGFEKAIRSDPGLKLGVNTYQGHVTHAAVAESQNRPYVPLDELL
- a CDS encoding aldehyde dehydrogenase family protein → MAKAKAAFTTQPQRYLNYINGRWVPSVTGEFFENRNPADTRDLIGLFANSNHEDVNRAVEAAQEAYQSWRLVPAPKRGELLYKLAQLLVENKEAYARDMTREMGKILKETRGDVQEAIDITYFTAGEGRRLYGQTTPSELRNKFAMSIRQPLGVCAIITPWNFPMAIPSWKMIPALLCGNTVVMKPATYTPLSMLNLVKACEQVGIPPGVVNLVTGSGSQVGTPLMTHPDVKLVSFTGSTEIGRQVSQACAPSFKRCNLEMGGKNPILIMEDANLELAVDGAIWGGFGTTGQRCTAASRIIVHKKVYKKFLAMFVERARSLRVGNGLDERTDMGPAVSEDQLETDLRYIEIGRTQDKAKLVCGGHRLTKGAYAHGYFIEPTIFADVHPQMRIAQEEIFGPVVSVIPCQSLEEAIEIGNGVRYGLSAAIYTQDVNKAFRAMRDMDTGIFYVNAPTIGAETHLPFGGTKETGNGHREAGVQALDLFSEWKAVYIDYSGTLQRAQIDT